CTGCAGTGGCTGCCCGGCGGCGGCCGCAATGCGGCCATCATCGCCGAATATCAGCGCTCCAAGGTGCGCAGCGACATCGATTTCCTCTATCCGCTGGGCCTGTTCCCCGTGGCCAGCAACTACCGCGACTACGCCCACACGGGCACGATGATGATCGACCTGCGCCTGCCGCTCGCGCCCGGCTACAGCGGCCGCGTCAGCGCGGGCGGCTCCTTCACCACCACCTCCGGCGTCCGGCCCACGGACTACTATCAGCCGCAGGGCCGGCTCACGCTGCCTGTCACGCCGAAAATGGAGTTCTTCTCCGAGTACCGCTATTTTGGCCTGACGCAGACGATCCATGTCTTCGAGGGCTTCCGCACGCACATGTACATGGGCGGCGTCCGGCTGCTCATGTAGGGAGTGGATTTTTCGGGCAGGAGGGGCAGGCTGCGGCCTGCCCCTTGTTTTTTTCACGCTGTCCGATAAAGTGGAGAAGTGCAAATCGAGGAGGCACTCATGTTGCGACTGTTCCTTGTTCCTCTTGCTACCGCTTCCCTCTGCGCCGCCACCGTCCCGCTGGGAGATTCCGCGCGGGGCGCGGAGCTGTTCCAGAGCCAGAAATGCGTCGTCTGCCACAGCGTGAACGGGCAGGGCGGCAAATCCGGGCCTGACCTCGGCAAGACCGTGGGCCGCGGCTACACGCCCGCCACCATGGCGGCGCTCATGTGGAACCATGCGCCGCAGATGTGGGAGGCGATGGAGCGCGCCAGCATGAAGCCGCCGAAACTCACCACGCAGCAGGCGGCCGATCTCTACGCCTACTTCTATTCCGCCCGCTTCTTCGAGCAGAAAGGCGACGCGGGACGCGGCAAGAAGCTGTTCACCGAGAAAGGCTGCGCCGGATGCCACCAGGGCGCCGGCGGCGGGGCGCCCGACGTGAGCCAGTGGCCGTCGATCACGGATCCGATCGAGCTGGCGCGCCAGATGTGGAACCATTCGCCGCAGATGAAAGGCGCGATGGAGGCGAAGAAGGCCGCGTTCCCGAAGCTGACCGCAGAGGAGATGAACGACATCAAGGTCTATCTGCAAAGCCTCCCCACGGCATCGAAGGCCGCGCCGAAGTATGTCCCCGCCTCGGCAGCCACGGGCGAGGAGCTGTTCAAGGTGAAGGGCTGCGCCGGCTGCCATGCGGGCGCCAAACAGCTGGGCAAGGGCGGGCCGAAGAGCAACGCGGAACTGGCGGCGGCGCTCTGGAACCATCCGGGCAAGGCGCCGAAGAACAGCGAGCTGCGCCCCGAAGAGATGACCCGCCTGGTCGGCTACATCTGGACGCTGCAGTTTCAGAATGAAGGCGGCAACGCTGCTGCGGGCGAGAAGGCGTTTGCTTCCAAGGGCTGCAATGCCTGTCACGCTTCCGGCATGCCGAAGCTCGCCCACGGCGAAGGCGACAACAGCTTCGGCATGGTGGCGGTGCTCTGGAGCCACGGACCGCAGATGCTCAGCCAGATGCGGGGCAAGAACATGAAGTGGCCTGCCTTCGGCGGCTCGGACATCATCGACCTGGTCGCCTACATGAAGGCGAAGAAGTGAGCCCGGCAGCGGGCCTCCCGCCCGCCGCCGCTCAATGCAGGTCCACGGCGCGTGCGCCCTCAGCTTTCGAGAGCCTGATCACGGTCTCTCTGCCCCCGGCGCGCACCCGGTGCGTGCCGTAGAACGCACGCACGGCGGCCAGCCCGCTCGAGTCGGCTTTCACCTCCGCGCGCGTCCACCACTCGCCGAAGACGAGCCTGCGGTACGCCTCGGCGGCGGGAGTCGGGCTCCAGTCGCGCCTGTAGAGCGAGGACTGCGGAATCCAGTTGGCCCCCTCCCAGAAACCCCACATCAGGATGCCGGTCACGGCAGGGTGCGCAAAACAGATGCGGAAATAGCGCCGCAGCGCGTCCGCCTTCGCCGCTTCCTCCTCCGCGCTGAGCTGCGCCTCGCGCTTCCCGTAATACTTCGAGCGCTGCCCTGGAAAATTGAATTCGGTGACGCGGACCGGCAGCTTCAGTTCGGCCAGCGCGTCCAGCGCGCGGCGCAGTTCGTTTTCGTCGAACGAATCCCCATGCAGATGCCCCTGCACCCCGATGCCGTCCATCGGAGCGCCGGATGACAGAACTGTGCGGATATGTTTCAGGTAATCGTCCAGCCGCCGCCCGGTGAGGATGTCGTAGTCGTTGAAGAACAGCACGGCTTCGGGATCGCCTTCCTTCACCCAGCGCGCCATGTCGCGGGTAATTTCCGGCCCCAGCCTCTCCTCGAACCAGTTGCCGTGGATCATCTCGTTGTTCAGGTCGTATTCGGCGAACTGTCCGCGGTAGCGCGCGGCGATCGAGCGCGCCCGCTGCCGCACGGCGAGGCGGAGCGGTGCGTCGCCCAGCGGCTTGAGCCACTCGGGCACATACCGCGGAATGCCCCAGAAGATGCAGTGCCCGCGCACGGGAATCTCATGCGCCGAGGCCCACTCGAGCATTGAATCCACTACCGAGTAATCCACCCGGCCGCGCTCTTTCTCCATCTCGTGCCATTTGAAGGCGGCTTCAATCACGCCGGCGTTGAAGTGGCTCAGGAAGAGCTCTTTCCACTTCGCCGCGTCTTCCGGCGGCGTGCGCCCCGAGAAGACGCCTGTGGCGATGGTGGCGCCGAACCAGAATTCGTGCCGGAGCTGCTCCACCTTGACCGTCGCCCCGGGCGCGGTGCGGACCGCCAGAACGCCCGTGCGGTGCTTCAGAATCGCATCGTCCAGCTCGTCGGCCCGCAGCGCGGGAAGCGCCGCCGGCAGGGCGGCGAGAAACAGAATCGGACCCAATCTGCACAGCATGGCCACACAGTATCACCGGCCGCCGCCCGGCCGCGCCGCCTCACCAGTTGGTGAGCGAACCGTCCGGCCGCCGGTAAATCGGCAGCGGCTTTGCGCCTTCGGTGATCTCGGCGATCATCTGCACGCGCGAAGCGTCGAACGTGACGCCGAGGCCCGGCCGTTCGTTCGGCCACATCTTGCCGTTTCGGAAATCATAATGTTGCGGCAGGTAAGGAACCTCGCGGCGGCCGTCGCCGAGCATCTCCATCAGCACGGGCCCTGAATAACCCAGCAGGCAGTGCACCAGCGCGGCCTCGCCCACCGGCCCGGTGAAGTGCGGAGCCATGCCGACGTAATGCGTCTCGCACAGCGCACAGATCTTCATGAACTCGGTGATCCCGCCGCAATTGGGCAGCGACACGCGCGACCAGTCGATCAGGCGCTGCTCCACCAGTTCGTTCAGCTCCCAGCGGTCGCCGAACTGCTCGCCCACCGCGATCGGCAGCCGCACCGCCTGCCGCAGCTGCCGGTAGAAGGCCTTGTTCTCGCTGCGCACGAGGTCTTCGGC
This DNA window, taken from Bryobacteraceae bacterium, encodes the following:
- a CDS encoding beta-xylanase, which codes for MLCRLGPILFLAALPAALPALRADELDDAILKHRTGVLAVRTAPGATVKVEQLRHEFWFGATIATGVFSGRTPPEDAAKWKELFLSHFNAGVIEAAFKWHEMEKERGRVDYSVVDSMLEWASAHEIPVRGHCIFWGIPRYVPEWLKPLGDAPLRLAVRQRARSIAARYRGQFAEYDLNNEMIHGNWFEERLGPEITRDMARWVKEGDPEAVLFFNDYDILTGRRLDDYLKHIRTVLSSGAPMDGIGVQGHLHGDSFDENELRRALDALAELKLPVRVTEFNFPGQRSKYYGKREAQLSAEEEAAKADALRRYFRICFAHPAVTGILMWGFWEGANWIPQSSLYRRDWSPTPAAEAYRRLVFGEWWTRAEVKADSSGLAAVRAFYGTHRVRAGGRETVIRLSKAEGARAVDLH